A single genomic interval of Chitinivorax sp. B harbors:
- a CDS encoding phage baseplate assembly protein V, with amino-acid sequence MQSGGLHSTWLPWLTLRAGTTRTWSPPTVGEQCLLLSPNGEPAAGVMLLGLYSAQHLSPSNSLDEQLCAFPDGAVIRYHRGSGALSARGVIGMHWPPTATCWRRLIESDGHRYMTAPINIPIA; translated from the coding sequence GTGCAATCGGGTGGCCTGCACTCCACCTGGCTGCCCTGGTTGACCCTGCGCGCTGGCACTACCCGCACTTGGTCGCCGCCCACGGTCGGCGAACAATGCTTATTGCTGTCCCCCAACGGCGAACCCGCTGCTGGGGTAATGTTGCTGGGTTTGTATTCTGCTCAACACCTCAGCCCGTCTAATAGCCTCGATGAACAGCTCTGTGCCTTTCCCGATGGTGCGGTGATCCGTTACCACCGTGGCAGCGGCGCCTTGTCGGCCAGGGGAGTGATTGGGATGCACTGGCCACCAACGGCTACATGTTGGCGACGCCTTATTGAATCAGATGGCCACCGCTATATGACAGCTCCCATAAATATACCAATCGCATAG
- a CDS encoding DUF4823 domain-containing protein, protein MRHLIPFLAGLSLCACVSTYKHEVVTSPSTKLERGKPILIATPKNGAYGEKEYQASGRQTAAAARSAFSRFSDRVVVSLHCTDLPCLQIEGKGSFTYLVIPEILHWEDRNTEWSGISDRVEIKLIIVDSRSNMELASIVISGKSKWATFGGDHPQDLLPEPIKQYIEGLY, encoded by the coding sequence ATGCGTCATCTGATACCGTTTTTAGCTGGCCTCTCTTTGTGTGCATGCGTATCCACCTACAAGCACGAAGTTGTTACATCGCCCAGTACTAAGTTGGAGCGAGGCAAACCCATACTCATTGCAACACCGAAAAATGGCGCCTACGGCGAGAAGGAGTATCAAGCCTCCGGGCGACAAACTGCCGCTGCGGCTCGATCTGCGTTTTCGAGATTCTCCGACAGAGTTGTCGTCAGTTTGCACTGCACCGACCTGCCGTGCCTTCAGATAGAGGGCAAAGGTAGCTTCACATACCTCGTCATTCCCGAGATTTTGCACTGGGAAGACCGAAACACTGAATGGTCCGGTATCTCGGACCGAGTTGAGATTAAACTGATCATCGTTGACTCGAGAAGCAATATGGAACTCGCTTCCATCGTGATCTCTGGCAAGAGCAAATGGGCGACTTTCGGTGGTGATCATCCACAAGATCTCTTGCCGGAGCCGATTAAACAATATATTGAAGGTCTCTATTGA